In Arsenicicoccus sp. oral taxon 190, the following are encoded in one genomic region:
- a CDS encoding HpcH/HpaI aldolase family protein encodes MRTNTLRTLLDDGGTAVNGWISGSGIYAAEVLGHVGFDSVTVDAQHGLFGRGELVAMLAALSGTPAVPMVRPSAPDPDEIGWCLDAGAYGLIVPGVDTPQIARAVCDAAFYPPKGTRSFGPGRGLLFGGTDYPSRSHEQVTMWLMIESAAALENLDAILDTSGAYGVYVGPNDLALSLGEPAGGRAGDAVRRIALDVCARAHARGLKAGLFCADGEEAAEFARQGFDLVTPGNDMSLLRASASQRLAQVRNTIPVSQSGGY; translated from the coding sequence ATGCGGACCAATACGCTGCGGACGCTTCTGGATGACGGTGGTACGGCGGTTAACGGGTGGATCTCGGGATCGGGCATCTACGCCGCAGAGGTTCTGGGGCACGTCGGTTTCGACAGCGTGACGGTGGACGCCCAGCACGGGCTGTTCGGGCGGGGCGAGCTCGTGGCCATGCTGGCCGCACTCAGCGGAACGCCGGCCGTCCCCATGGTCCGCCCCAGCGCGCCGGATCCGGACGAGATCGGATGGTGTCTCGACGCCGGGGCCTACGGCCTCATCGTTCCCGGGGTGGACACCCCGCAGATCGCCCGAGCGGTCTGTGATGCAGCGTTCTACCCGCCCAAGGGCACTCGGTCCTTCGGGCCAGGGCGCGGTCTCCTCTTCGGCGGCACCGACTACCCCTCCCGCTCGCACGAGCAGGTGACGATGTGGCTGATGATCGAGTCGGCCGCTGCCTTGGAGAACCTCGACGCCATTCTCGACACATCCGGGGCCTACGGTGTCTACGTGGGCCCCAACGACCTGGCCCTGAGCCTGGGAGAGCCGGCCGGGGGCCGCGCCGGTGATGCGGTACGTCGCATTGCTCTGGACGTCTGTGCCCGGGCTCACGCTAGGGGGCTCAAGGCGGGGCTGTTCTGCGCGGATGGAGAAGAGGCTGCCGAGTTCGCTCGGCAGGGCTTCGATCTCGTCACCCCGGGGAATGACATGTCGCTCCTTCGAGCGTCCGCCTCTCAGCGCCTCGCGCAGGTCCGGAACACGATCCCCGTCTCGCAAAGTGGGGGATACTGA
- a CDS encoding alpha/beta fold hydrolase: protein MSITATRTRGASLTEAVEAVTIDAGPLLLVGHSLGGTVALASARMRPDVVRGMVLLATNPAAPSQDQMDAWAAQELRASAEGPTPIAESILERLLGPDDGTHRWRHDADLVREMAAETGLQGFIDQLGIQRSRVDELPGLACYDGPVLAVGAVNDALVPPGSHAAIATAAPRGQARLLPGSHMFVLHAAERIAVEIASWYSSNASLLNGSTIPTAQIRS from the coding sequence ATGTCCATCACCGCAACCCGCACTCGAGGGGCGTCCCTGACCGAAGCGGTCGAGGCCGTCACGATCGACGCGGGCCCGCTTCTCCTTGTTGGTCACTCCCTGGGAGGGACGGTTGCGCTCGCCAGTGCACGAATGCGCCCTGACGTGGTGCGAGGCATGGTCCTCCTCGCTACCAATCCTGCTGCGCCGAGTCAGGACCAGATGGACGCCTGGGCGGCACAGGAACTGCGAGCGTCCGCCGAGGGTCCGACCCCCATCGCGGAATCCATCCTCGAACGGCTGTTGGGGCCCGACGACGGGACACATCGGTGGCGACACGACGCAGACCTCGTCCGCGAGATGGCGGCCGAGACCGGTCTCCAGGGGTTCATCGACCAGCTCGGTATCCAGCGGTCCCGCGTCGACGAGCTGCCCGGACTCGCGTGCTACGACGGGCCCGTCCTGGCTGTGGGTGCCGTGAACGATGCCCTTGTTCCTCCCGGGTCGCATGCCGCCATCGCCACCGCTGCTCCGAGAGGGCAGGCGCGGCTGCTCCCGGGCAGCCATATGTTCGTCCTGCACGCCGCAGAGCGCATCGCGGTCGAGATCGCAAGCTGGTACTCGTCCAACGCATCTCTTCTCAACGGCTCGACCATTCCTACCGCCCAGATCAGGAGTTGA
- a CDS encoding MFS transporter, which translates to MSSFVPPNSPASGRGVQDSRIAVDPHTPAEATPAQLRRAVLAGVVGNYAEQYEFGVYAALSTVLASVFFPSDDPALGLLATYAGLALGFVVRPLGGIIFGQMGDRLGRKRILSLTIIIMGFLTFLIGLIPSYAQIGVTAPILLLLLRLGQGLAAGGEYAGAVSFVVEYGPGNQRARYTSFVSISVFAGLLTGTALTFGLSALLGPDAMASWGWRIPFLLALPLTFTGFYLRRAVEDTPEFRRQQAQFASTKQASEEMPSVPLREVFRTQGKAIGIFSGFAITNAVLSYTWTGFIPGYLRREHGLSLGTATLSTSIALLAIIPLLYASGRLSDRIGRRPMLLAATALTPFVVPLAFWIISHGGFGNAVLAQLIYLVPLFFIAVSVTVCLAEMFPTRVRYSSGGIAFNIAFAFFAGTAPLIADWLVLRTGTIMSVAAYVAGISCISFVVVLLFYRETYRKDLADDDYNPPSTLAGASA; encoded by the coding sequence ATGTCCTCTTTCGTTCCACCCAACAGCCCAGCGTCCGGTCGGGGAGTCCAGGACTCGCGCATCGCTGTCGACCCGCACACGCCCGCCGAGGCGACCCCTGCGCAACTGCGTCGTGCTGTGCTCGCCGGGGTTGTGGGCAACTACGCCGAGCAGTACGAGTTCGGGGTGTACGCGGCCCTGTCGACTGTGCTGGCATCGGTGTTCTTCCCCTCGGACGATCCCGCTCTCGGGCTGCTCGCCACGTATGCAGGCCTCGCTCTGGGGTTCGTGGTCCGCCCCTTGGGCGGCATCATCTTCGGGCAGATGGGAGACCGGCTGGGACGCAAGCGAATCCTGTCGCTCACCATCATCATCATGGGCTTCCTCACCTTCCTGATCGGTCTGATCCCGTCCTACGCCCAGATCGGTGTTACAGCCCCCATCCTTCTCCTGCTGCTGCGCCTTGGTCAGGGGCTCGCTGCGGGCGGTGAGTACGCGGGTGCGGTGTCCTTCGTCGTCGAGTACGGCCCGGGCAACCAGCGTGCGCGCTACACCTCGTTCGTTTCCATCTCGGTGTTCGCCGGACTGTTGACCGGCACGGCGCTGACCTTCGGCCTCTCCGCTCTCCTCGGGCCCGACGCCATGGCCAGTTGGGGCTGGCGCATCCCCTTCCTCCTTGCGCTGCCTCTCACCTTCACAGGGTTTTATCTGCGCCGTGCAGTGGAGGACACTCCAGAGTTCCGCCGGCAGCAGGCGCAGTTCGCTTCCACCAAGCAGGCCAGTGAGGAGATGCCGAGCGTGCCGTTGCGCGAGGTGTTCCGCACGCAGGGGAAGGCGATCGGCATCTTCTCGGGATTCGCGATCACCAATGCTGTGCTGTCGTACACCTGGACGGGCTTCATCCCAGGTTACCTGCGACGCGAGCACGGGCTGAGCCTGGGCACCGCCACCCTTTCCACTTCTATCGCGCTGCTCGCCATCATTCCGCTGCTCTACGCCTCCGGGCGTCTCTCCGACCGCATTGGACGACGGCCGATGCTCCTCGCTGCGACGGCCTTGACCCCGTTCGTGGTCCCCTTGGCGTTCTGGATCATCAGCCACGGAGGTTTCGGCAACGCAGTCCTGGCGCAGTTGATCTACCTGGTGCCGCTGTTCTTCATCGCCGTGTCCGTCACGGTCTGCCTCGCTGAGATGTTCCCCACCCGGGTGCGCTACTCCTCGGGCGGCATCGCCTTCAACATCGCCTTCGCCTTCTTCGCCGGCACGGCACCGCTCATCGCCGACTGGCTGGTGCTGCGGACCGGGACGATCATGTCGGTCGCGGCCTACGTCGCTGGCATCTCGTGCATCTCCTTTGTTGTTGTGCTCCTGTTCTATCGGGAGACCTACCGCAAGGACCTTGCCGATGACGACTACAACCCGCCGTCGACGCTCGCCGGCGCCTCGGCATGA
- a CDS encoding four-carbon acid sugar kinase family protein: MSQNPVVIIDDDPTGSQTVGRADLVFDVDRPLDMNQLSRPGSVTFLLANTRALDATATEARTRRIARQLAAAPSFLTVISRGDSTLRGHTILEVTCLQEEFAAAGRGFDLVLFAPAFFDAGRRTVESVHEVSVRGGWTPVAETEYAADATFGFTQSRLPDYLEEVSHGGVTADGVLHLGRELLDSGDPAAIAKVLLGAKNGSWVTTDGRDAADYRLVASAARRAQEQGRTILFRAGPSMVQALTGQQSQPPAIDENGRLVTGTPRGPHGPHGLVVVGSHTARTSEQFAELVAVGDVRTVELDVDRVGTPGFVDQVAAAVSRSLKEGTTALHTSRSRRSSGDPVADLATAMLINDAVNATVRRVVETAPAYVIAKGGITSNEVARVGCQIHRAELLGQLFPGQVTLACAEEAPDNLLGLPYAIFPGNVGEPSALAHAVAIMDSLVCIGSGPAAAGLWHTEEHPSS; the protein is encoded by the coding sequence ATGAGCCAGAACCCCGTGGTCATCATCGACGACGACCCCACCGGTTCGCAGACGGTCGGTCGCGCAGACCTCGTCTTCGACGTCGACCGTCCCCTGGACATGAACCAGCTCAGCCGACCTGGATCCGTCACCTTTCTGCTGGCCAACACGCGGGCCCTCGACGCGACCGCCACCGAGGCGCGCACTCGCCGCATCGCCCGCCAGCTCGCCGCTGCACCGTCGTTCCTGACCGTCATCAGTCGAGGAGACTCGACACTTCGGGGCCACACCATCCTGGAGGTGACGTGCCTGCAGGAGGAGTTCGCCGCAGCTGGGCGCGGGTTCGACCTGGTGCTCTTCGCCCCTGCCTTCTTCGATGCTGGGCGCCGGACCGTCGAGAGTGTGCACGAAGTGTCAGTCCGCGGCGGGTGGACGCCCGTCGCCGAGACCGAGTACGCCGCAGACGCCACGTTCGGGTTCACCCAGTCCCGTCTGCCGGACTACCTGGAGGAGGTCTCGCACGGTGGCGTCACCGCGGACGGCGTCCTTCACCTGGGTCGAGAACTGCTCGATTCCGGAGATCCCGCCGCCATCGCAAAGGTGCTGCTGGGAGCGAAGAATGGGTCATGGGTCACGACCGACGGTCGCGACGCTGCGGACTACAGGCTGGTCGCCTCCGCGGCGCGCCGGGCCCAGGAACAGGGCCGCACAATCCTGTTCCGGGCCGGACCGAGCATGGTGCAGGCTCTCACCGGCCAGCAGAGCCAACCGCCCGCGATCGACGAGAACGGCCGACTCGTGACCGGTACGCCACGCGGCCCACATGGCCCGCACGGTCTTGTCGTCGTAGGTTCGCACACAGCTCGCACCTCTGAACAGTTCGCAGAACTCGTGGCGGTAGGGGATGTGCGCACTGTGGAGCTCGACGTCGACCGGGTCGGCACCCCGGGGTTCGTCGACCAGGTTGCAGCTGCCGTGTCTCGTTCCCTGAAAGAGGGCACGACCGCACTGCACACGAGCCGGTCGCGACGTAGCTCGGGCGACCCGGTCGCAGACCTCGCCACGGCCATGCTCATCAATGATGCTGTCAACGCGACCGTACGCCGCGTCGTAGAGACGGCCCCCGCCTACGTGATCGCCAAGGGAGGGATCACTTCGAACGAAGTGGCGCGCGTCGGATGCCAGATCCACCGCGCAGAACTGCTAGGGCAACTATTCCCCGGGCAGGTCACCCTCGCATGCGCCGAAGAGGCGCCCGATAACCTTCTCGGCCTGCCCTACGCCATCTTCCCGGGCAATGTTGGTGAGCCCAGCGCTCTCGCACACGCCGTCGCGATCATGGATTCCTTGGTCTGCATCGGCTCTGGCCCGGCGGCAGCCGGCCTATGGCACACCGAAGAGCACCCCAGCTCGTGA
- a CDS encoding P1 family peptidase, with the protein MRTGPTNTLVDVAGFRVGHATRDEPGWLTGTTVVLPPDGGCVAGVDVRGAAPGTRETDLLDPRNLVDRVNAVVLSGGSALGLASVDGVVQGLLEDGIGWPMGAPGQVVPIVPAAVVFDLGRGGDWRHHPGFRDGQAAYADARDSGARPVPMGAVGGGTGAKVGGFKGGVGSASCVLDDGVTVAALCVVNAIGSAVDETTGELWGARHELDDELAGLMPPSAQEVAAARTVAAGLPERFAGMPGMATTIGVVATDARLSKAQCHKMAGVAHDGLARALKPVHTYFDGDTLFALASGGHERELSLPELALVQEAGADCVTRAVMHAVLAADSVDRRADGGAAWRSYRAAFPSAYG; encoded by the coding sequence ATGCGCACCGGACCCACCAACACCCTCGTCGACGTCGCCGGGTTCCGGGTCGGTCACGCGACCCGGGACGAGCCGGGCTGGCTGACCGGGACCACCGTCGTGCTCCCGCCGGACGGCGGCTGCGTCGCCGGAGTGGACGTGCGCGGCGCGGCCCCCGGCACCCGCGAGACCGACCTGCTCGACCCCCGCAACCTCGTGGACCGCGTCAACGCCGTGGTGCTCTCCGGCGGTTCCGCCCTGGGTCTGGCCTCGGTCGACGGCGTCGTGCAGGGCCTGCTCGAGGACGGCATCGGGTGGCCCATGGGTGCGCCCGGGCAGGTCGTCCCGATCGTGCCCGCGGCCGTGGTCTTCGACCTGGGGCGGGGCGGCGACTGGCGTCACCACCCCGGGTTCCGGGACGGCCAGGCGGCGTATGCCGACGCGCGCGACTCGGGTGCCCGGCCGGTGCCGATGGGCGCCGTCGGCGGCGGGACGGGGGCCAAGGTCGGCGGCTTCAAGGGCGGCGTGGGCTCGGCGTCGTGCGTGCTCGACGACGGTGTCACGGTGGCCGCCCTGTGCGTGGTCAACGCCATCGGGTCCGCGGTGGACGAGACCACCGGCGAGCTGTGGGGCGCCCGTCACGAGCTCGACGACGAGCTCGCCGGTCTGATGCCGCCGTCGGCGCAGGAGGTCGCCGCCGCGCGCACCGTGGCCGCCGGCCTGCCCGAGCGGTTCGCGGGGATGCCGGGCATGGCGACGACCATCGGCGTGGTCGCCACGGACGCGCGGCTCAGCAAGGCGCAGTGCCACAAGATGGCGGGCGTGGCGCACGACGGGCTGGCGCGGGCGCTCAAGCCGGTGCATACCTATTTCGACGGGGACACCCTCTTCGCCCTCGCCTCGGGCGGGCACGAGCGCGAGCTCTCCCTGCCGGAGCTGGCCCTGGTCCAGGAGGCGGGAGCGGACTGTGTGACGCGCGCCGTGATGCACGCGGTGCTCGCGGCCGACTCGGTCGACCGCAGGGCCGACGGCGGCGCGGCCTGGCGCTCCTACCGCGCAGCCTTCCCCTCGGCATACGGCTGA
- a CDS encoding DUF3263 domain-containing protein has protein sequence MSAALHPTSAERPVASLSDREREILAFERQWWKYDGAKEQSVKELFDMSATRYYQVLNALIDTQAALEHDPMLVKRLRRMRAQRQRARSARRLGVQL, from the coding sequence ATGAGCGCCGCCCTGCACCCCACGTCGGCCGAGCGCCCCGTCGCCTCCCTGAGCGACCGGGAGCGCGAGATCCTCGCCTTCGAGCGGCAGTGGTGGAAGTACGACGGCGCCAAGGAGCAGTCCGTCAAGGAGCTGTTCGACATGAGCGCGACGCGCTACTACCAGGTGCTCAACGCGCTGATCGACACGCAGGCGGCATTGGAGCACGACCCCATGCTCGTCAAGCGGCTGCGGCGCATGCGCGCCCAGCGACAGCGCGCGAGGTCAGCACGACGGCTCGGCGTCCAGCTCTGA
- a CDS encoding ABC transporter permease, whose amino-acid sequence MLRASWKSLLGRKLRLLMSALAIVLGVSFVSGSLVFTDMLQQTFNGIMNGTVADVNVQMRVSDQEVLSGQGRGTITQKQVDAIAKVDGVQSAIGVVTVPDAFLIGKNGKVIGGQGAPAIGGNVVDAPAYGGQPGMVIKSGRMPSGAGEVAIDPASLSRSGYRLGDTITIASSGAKPSMPVRIVGTVLWGAKESTGGATYAMVDARTAQTQWMGGQDAWQMAWVTAKPGQDVDALAERVSAVAPTGFETVTGTTLAKRNEDSAASSLGFISTFLLVFAFIALVVGSFLIVNTFSILVAQRSRELALLRAMGASRVQVRRSVLFEAFVVGLVGSTLGLVLGLGVAMAIAALFAAVGLDMGSVRPRLTPAPVLAAYAVGLLVTMLAAYAPARKASSVPPVAAMTGDAMTGRSDLGRRIVLGSVMTGLGVGALLAGLFWDGAPQRVWWVGAGALLTLLGVAFISPILGKPVLWALGRLYRAAYGQVGALAEQNAIRNPRRTAATASALMIGLTLVTTMAVLGQSAKTSTRNGIEEALRGDYLYSNPTFQPFSPTIADQAAKVEGVAGVHRYRMVRAQLGGAPETVGAIGEKDFDKILAGTIVAGSLADFRDGTMIVDRKTAADKGWRVGQRVDYTLGDTPLPLTVVALSSHPDGTGGGVVTTLGTLTRAGVPPVDSQVTVDLAPGTDKAAARARLEAVVKDLPMVTLQDQQEFADAQAKSIDQLLLMIYGLLLLAIIIAVLGIINTLALSVIERTREIGLLRAIGLGRGQLRRMMRLESVAIALLGSVLGLGMGLVFGYALIRALEGDGLHLHVPWLQLVAFLVVAGVVGVLAALWPAHRAARMDVLRAIQTE is encoded by the coding sequence ATGCTCCGCGCATCGTGGAAGTCCTTGCTGGGGCGCAAGCTTCGCCTCCTCATGAGCGCCCTGGCGATCGTGCTGGGCGTCTCCTTCGTCTCCGGCTCGCTCGTCTTCACCGACATGCTGCAGCAGACCTTCAACGGCATCATGAACGGCACCGTCGCGGACGTGAACGTCCAGATGCGGGTCAGCGACCAGGAGGTCCTGAGCGGTCAGGGTCGCGGCACCATCACCCAGAAGCAGGTCGACGCGATCGCCAAGGTGGACGGCGTGCAGTCGGCCATCGGTGTCGTGACCGTGCCGGACGCCTTCCTGATCGGCAAGAACGGCAAGGTGATCGGGGGCCAGGGCGCCCCGGCGATCGGCGGCAACGTCGTCGACGCGCCGGCCTACGGCGGGCAGCCCGGCATGGTCATCAAGTCCGGGCGCATGCCCTCCGGGGCGGGCGAGGTCGCCATCGACCCCGCGTCGCTGTCGCGGTCCGGCTACCGGCTCGGCGACACCATCACCATCGCCAGCTCGGGCGCCAAGCCGTCCATGCCGGTCCGGATCGTCGGCACGGTGCTCTGGGGTGCCAAGGAGTCCACGGGCGGCGCGACCTACGCGATGGTCGACGCCAGGACCGCGCAGACCCAATGGATGGGCGGCCAGGACGCCTGGCAGATGGCGTGGGTCACGGCCAAGCCCGGTCAGGACGTCGACGCCCTGGCCGAGCGGGTGTCCGCGGTGGCGCCGACCGGCTTCGAGACCGTGACCGGCACGACGCTGGCGAAGCGCAACGAGGACTCGGCCGCCTCGTCGCTCGGCTTCATCTCGACCTTCCTGCTGGTCTTCGCCTTCATCGCCCTCGTCGTCGGGTCCTTCCTCATCGTCAACACCTTCTCGATCCTGGTGGCCCAGCGCTCGCGCGAGCTGGCGCTGCTGCGGGCCATGGGCGCCAGCCGGGTGCAGGTGCGGCGGTCGGTGCTCTTCGAGGCCTTCGTGGTCGGCCTGGTCGGGTCCACCCTCGGCCTGGTGCTCGGGCTGGGCGTGGCGATGGCGATCGCGGCGTTGTTCGCGGCCGTCGGGCTGGACATGGGCTCGGTGCGGCCGCGGCTGACGCCCGCGCCGGTCCTCGCGGCGTATGCCGTCGGGCTGCTCGTGACGATGCTCGCTGCCTATGCCCCCGCCCGGAAGGCCTCGAGCGTGCCGCCCGTGGCCGCCATGACGGGTGACGCGATGACCGGCAGGTCCGACCTCGGTCGCCGGATCGTCCTCGGCTCGGTCATGACCGGGCTGGGGGTCGGCGCGCTGCTCGCCGGGTTGTTCTGGGACGGTGCGCCGCAGCGCGTCTGGTGGGTCGGCGCCGGGGCGCTGCTCACCCTGCTCGGCGTCGCCTTCATCTCCCCGATCCTCGGCAAGCCGGTCCTGTGGGCGCTCGGCCGCCTCTACCGGGCGGCCTACGGCCAGGTCGGTGCGTTGGCGGAGCAGAACGCCATACGCAACCCACGCCGCACGGCCGCCACCGCCTCGGCTCTGATGATCGGGCTGACCCTCGTCACGACCATGGCCGTGCTCGGCCAGTCCGCCAAGACGAGCACCCGCAACGGCATCGAGGAGGCGCTGCGCGGCGACTACCTCTACTCCAACCCGACCTTCCAGCCGTTCTCGCCTACGATCGCGGACCAGGCCGCGAAGGTCGAGGGGGTCGCCGGGGTGCACCGCTACCGGATGGTGCGGGCCCAGCTGGGCGGCGCCCCCGAGACCGTCGGGGCCATCGGCGAGAAGGACTTCGACAAGATCCTCGCCGGCACGATCGTGGCCGGGTCCCTCGCGGACTTCCGCGACGGCACGATGATCGTGGACCGCAAGACCGCGGCGGACAAGGGCTGGCGGGTCGGCCAACGCGTGGACTACACCCTCGGCGACACGCCGCTGCCCCTCACCGTCGTCGCGCTGTCCTCGCACCCCGACGGCACCGGCGGGGGCGTGGTGACCACCCTCGGGACGCTGACCAGGGCGGGCGTGCCACCCGTCGACAGCCAGGTGACCGTCGACCTCGCCCCGGGCACCGACAAGGCCGCGGCGCGCGCCAGGCTGGAGGCGGTCGTCAAGGACCTGCCGATGGTGACCCTGCAGGACCAGCAGGAGTTCGCCGACGCCCAGGCCAAGAGCATCGACCAGCTGCTGCTGATGATCTACGGCCTGCTCCTGCTGGCGATCATCATCGCCGTGCTCGGCATCATCAACACGCTCGCGCTGTCGGTGATCGAGCGGACCCGTGAGATCGGGCTGCTGCGCGCCATCGGTCTGGGGCGCGGCCAGCTGCGTCGGATGATGCGCCTGGAGTCCGTGGCGATCGCCCTGCTCGGCTCCGTGCTCGGGCTCGGCATGGGCCTCGTCTTCGGCTACGCCCTCATCCGGGCGCTCGAGGGCGACGGCCTGCACCTGCACGTGCCGTGGCTGCAGCTCGTCGCCTTCCTCGTGGTGGCGGGCGTCGTGGGTGTGCTCGCCGCCCTGTGGCCCGCCCACCGCGCCGCCCGCATGGACGTGCTGCGGGCGATCCAGACCGAGTGA
- a CDS encoding ABC transporter ATP-binding protein — protein MGLFTSRSRGRREAATAQDGGPAAYGLPEGGVGVAASTAGLTKVYGEGDARVVALGGVDIAFEQGRFTAVMGPSGSGKSTLMHCAAGLDAPTSGRVMVGDTEIGGLRDKDLTELRRDRIGFVFQAFNLIPTLTAEENILLPLSIAGRKPDPQWWDTVIDTVGLRDRLRHKPSELSGGQQQRVACARALISKPQIIFADEPTGNLDSRSGAEILGFLRRSVDEFGQTIVMVTHDPVAAAYCDRVVFLADGQIVSEQQHPSREAVLETMSHLDEMVRARRETPTSEA, from the coding sequence ATGGGACTGTTCACCAGCCGGAGCAGGGGCCGGCGCGAGGCGGCAACGGCGCAGGACGGCGGGCCGGCGGCATACGGCCTGCCGGAGGGAGGGGTGGGGGTCGCGGCCTCCACCGCCGGGCTGACCAAGGTGTATGGCGAGGGCGACGCCCGCGTGGTCGCGCTGGGGGGCGTCGACATCGCCTTCGAGCAGGGGAGGTTCACCGCTGTGATGGGGCCGTCCGGCTCCGGCAAGTCCACCCTCATGCACTGCGCCGCGGGGCTCGACGCCCCCACCTCCGGTCGAGTCATGGTGGGGGACACCGAGATCGGCGGGCTGCGCGACAAGGACCTGACCGAGTTGCGGCGCGACCGCATCGGTTTCGTCTTCCAGGCCTTCAACCTCATCCCGACGCTGACGGCCGAGGAGAACATCCTGCTGCCGCTGTCCATCGCGGGGCGCAAGCCCGACCCGCAGTGGTGGGACACCGTCATCGACACCGTCGGGCTGCGAGACCGGTTGCGGCACAAGCCGTCCGAGCTGTCCGGCGGCCAGCAGCAGCGCGTCGCCTGCGCCCGCGCGCTGATCAGCAAGCCGCAGATCATCTTCGCGGACGAGCCGACCGGCAACCTGGACTCCCGCTCCGGCGCCGAGATCCTGGGCTTCCTGCGGCGCAGCGTCGACGAGTTCGGCCAGACCATCGTGATGGTCACCCACGACCCGGTGGCCGCGGCCTACTGCGACCGCGTCGTCTTCCTCGCCGACGGCCAGATCGTCAGCGAGCAGCAGCACCCCAGCCGCGAGGCGGTGCTGGAGACGATGTCGCACCTCGACGAGATGGTCCGCGCGCGCCGCGAGACCCCGACGAGCGAGGCCTGA